A part of Pseudomonadota bacterium genomic DNA contains:
- the rpoB gene encoding DNA-directed RNA polymerase subunit beta, with protein sequence MARSFTVRKRIRKYFGHIRTVAPLPNLIEVQRSSYEQFLQAEVRPADREDIGLQSVFKSVFPISDFSEHSTLEFVAYAFEEPKYDEEECRQRGMTFAAPLRVTLRLVVWDVDEETGLRSIHDIKEQDVYMGDMPLMTYRGTFIVNGTERVIVSQMHRSPGVFFDHDKGKTHSSGKFLFTARVIPYRGSWLDFEFDAKDIVHVRIDRRRKLPVTTLLLALSGTEGEEKSDGGKDAESGNAHGMSVEEILGYFYDTVVFARAKRGWRTDFNPDRMRGTKLTHDLVNARSGKVVVEAGTKITPRLIKKLQEGGLKEQLVLPEELIGRYVANDIVNESTGEIYVEAGEELTTETLEKLDEADVKEIPVLAIDHLNVGPYIRNTLMIDKNRTREEALIDIYRVMRPGEPPTLDAAETLFHGLFFDSERYDLSAVGRVKMNSRLSFQTEDTVRILRKEDILKVVKILVSLKDGRGEIDDIDHLGNRRVRSVGELMENQYRMGLLRMERAIRERMSSVEIDTVMPHDLINAKPAAAAVREFFGSSQLSQFMDQTNPLSEVTHKRRLSALGPGGLTRERAGFEVRDVHPTHYGRICPIETPEGPNIGLINSLATYARVNKYGFIETPYRQVVNKKVTNEVVYLSAMEESGHVIAQANAPLDKQGRFVEDLISCRMGGEFHMALPERIDLMDVSPKQLVSVAASLIPFLENDDANRALMGSNMQRQAVPLIRTEAPRVGTGMEDVVARDSGVAVAARRTGIVDQVDATRIVVRATAETSSAAPAVDIYNLQKFQRSNQNTCINQRPLVKVGDIVTKRDIVADGPSTNLGELALGRDVLVAFMPWNGYNFEDSILISERIVRDDTFTSIHIEEFEVMARDTKLGQEDITRDIPNVGEETLRHLDEAGIVYIGAEVQAGDILVGKVTPKGESPMTPEEKLLRAIFGEKASDVRDTSLRVPPGVSGTVVEVRVFSRRGVEKDERALAIERQEIERLAKDRDDEKAILERGYYGRLREMLLSKVADRGLRGLKSGTRLTEALLDEYTPSQWRQINLKNEKMMSEIEALNRQFDESIAHLEARFLSKVEKLQRGDEMPPGVMKMVKVFVAVKRKLQPGDKMAGRHGNKGVISRIMPIEDMPYLEDGTPVDIVLNPLGVPSRMNVGQIFETHLGWASAGLGRQLGELLDKVRKDGKYQELRKELVELYGQELKQDLSELPDDELDELAESLRRGVPMATPVFDGAKEDDIVEMLKRGGLDTSGQVTLVDGRTGESFDRKVTVGYIYMMKLDHLVDDKIHARSIGPYSLVTQQPLGGKAQFGGQRFGEMEVWALEAYGAAYTLQEMLTVKSDDVSGRTKVYEAIVRGDDTFEAGIPESFNVLVKEIRSLCLNVELIQKEY encoded by the coding sequence ATGGCTAGGTCTTTTACTGTCCGGAAGCGCATTCGCAAGTACTTCGGTCACATCCGAACGGTCGCGCCGCTGCCAAACCTCATCGAGGTTCAGAGAAGTTCGTACGAGCAGTTTCTTCAGGCGGAAGTGCGGCCGGCCGACAGGGAAGACATTGGTCTTCAAAGCGTATTCAAGAGCGTTTTCCCGATTTCCGATTTCTCGGAGCACTCGACGCTTGAATTCGTGGCCTACGCGTTCGAGGAGCCGAAATACGACGAAGAAGAATGCCGCCAGCGCGGCATGACCTTTGCCGCACCCCTTCGGGTTACGCTCCGGCTTGTCGTCTGGGATGTCGACGAGGAAACCGGCTTGCGCTCGATTCACGACATCAAGGAACAGGACGTCTACATGGGCGACATGCCGCTCATGACGTACAGGGGAACCTTCATTGTCAATGGGACGGAACGCGTCATTGTTTCCCAGATGCATCGTTCGCCCGGCGTCTTTTTCGATCACGACAAGGGGAAGACCCATTCTTCGGGCAAGTTTTTGTTTACGGCCAGAGTCATCCCCTACCGTGGTTCCTGGCTTGACTTTGAATTCGACGCTAAGGACATCGTCCATGTACGGATCGATCGGCGCAGAAAGTTGCCGGTCACGACTCTTTTGCTGGCATTGTCGGGCACCGAGGGTGAAGAGAAAAGCGATGGCGGGAAGGACGCGGAATCCGGTAACGCTCACGGCATGAGCGTCGAGGAAATCCTCGGCTACTTCTACGACACGGTGGTCTTTGCCCGCGCCAAGCGCGGCTGGCGGACCGACTTCAACCCGGACCGGATGCGGGGCACGAAACTTACGCACGACCTCGTCAACGCGCGCAGTGGCAAAGTTGTTGTCGAGGCGGGCACGAAGATCACGCCGCGTCTCATCAAGAAACTGCAGGAAGGGGGCTTGAAGGAACAGCTCGTCCTGCCGGAAGAATTAATCGGCCGTTACGTCGCCAACGATATTGTCAACGAAAGTACCGGCGAGATTTATGTCGAGGCCGGCGAAGAACTTACAACGGAAACTCTGGAAAAGCTGGACGAGGCCGACGTAAAGGAGATCCCCGTCCTTGCGATCGATCATCTAAACGTCGGTCCGTACATCCGGAATACGTTGATGATCGACAAGAATCGGACCCGCGAAGAGGCGTTGATCGACATTTACCGGGTGATGCGGCCCGGCGAGCCGCCGACGTTGGATGCGGCCGAGACGCTGTTCCATGGCCTTTTCTTCGACTCGGAGCGTTACGATCTCTCCGCCGTCGGTCGCGTCAAGATGAACTCCAGACTTAGCTTCCAGACAGAGGATACGGTCCGCATTCTTCGCAAGGAAGATATCCTGAAAGTCGTGAAAATCCTGGTGTCCCTGAAGGACGGTCGGGGTGAAATCGACGACATCGATCATCTCGGTAACCGCCGCGTGCGTTCTGTCGGTGAATTGATGGAAAATCAGTACCGGATGGGCTTGCTGCGGATGGAGCGCGCCATCCGCGAGCGGATGAGTTCCGTCGAAATCGACACCGTCATGCCCCATGACCTTATCAACGCCAAGCCAGCGGCGGCGGCTGTCCGCGAATTCTTCGGGTCGTCCCAGCTGTCGCAGTTCATGGACCAGACGAACCCGCTCTCGGAAGTCACGCACAAACGCAGACTTTCGGCGTTGGGTCCGGGCGGGTTGACACGCGAGCGCGCAGGATTCGAGGTGCGAGACGTGCATCCGACCCACTATGGCCGAATCTGCCCGATCGAAACTCCTGAAGGGCCGAATATCGGGCTTATCAACTCGCTGGCAACCTACGCCAGGGTCAACAAATACGGCTTCATCGAGACGCCTTACCGGCAGGTCGTCAATAAGAAGGTAACGAACGAAGTTGTCTATCTTTCGGCAATGGAAGAATCGGGCCATGTCATCGCGCAGGCGAACGCGCCGCTCGACAAGCAGGGCCGCTTCGTCGAGGACCTGATCAGTTGCCGGATGGGCGGCGAATTCCACATGGCGTTGCCGGAACGCATCGATTTGATGGACGTTTCCCCGAAGCAGCTCGTTTCGGTGGCGGCCTCTCTCATTCCGTTCCTTGAGAACGACGACGCGAACCGCGCGCTCATGGGATCGAACATGCAGCGTCAAGCGGTGCCCTTGATTCGAACCGAAGCGCCGCGTGTGGGCACCGGCATGGAAGATGTCGTTGCGCGGGATTCAGGCGTCGCAGTGGCCGCCCGCCGCACCGGCATCGTTGACCAGGTGGACGCCACCCGCATCGTCGTGCGGGCGACGGCGGAAACGTCCAGCGCCGCGCCGGCGGTCGACATCTACAACCTGCAGAAGTTCCAGCGTTCAAACCAGAACACCTGCATTAATCAAAGGCCCTTAGTGAAGGTCGGGGATATCGTCACAAAAAGGGACATCGTTGCCGACGGGCCTTCGACGAATCTGGGCGAACTCGCCTTGGGTCGTGACGTCCTGGTCGCCTTCATGCCATGGAACGGCTACAACTTTGAGGATTCGATCCTGATTTCCGAGCGGATCGTACGCGACGATACGTTTACCTCCATTCACATCGAGGAATTCGAGGTGATGGCGCGTGATACGAAGCTTGGACAGGAAGATATCACCCGGGATATCCCGAATGTCGGCGAGGAAACGCTTCGGCATCTTGACGAAGCCGGCATCGTCTATATCGGGGCTGAGGTGCAGGCCGGCGACATTCTGGTTGGCAAGGTGACGCCAAAGGGCGAGTCGCCGATGACGCCAGAAGAAAAGCTGCTCCGCGCGATTTTTGGCGAGAAGGCTTCCGATGTTCGGGATACCTCGCTTCGCGTGCCACCGGGAGTTTCCGGAACCGTCGTCGAGGTTCGCGTCTTCTCGCGCCGTGGCGTCGAGAAAGACGAACGCGCGCTCGCGATCGAACGTCAGGAAATTGAGCGTTTGGCGAAGGACCGCGACGACGAAAAGGCGATTCTCGAACGCGGCTACTATGGCCGGCTTCGCGAAATGCTGCTGAGCAAGGTCGCGGACCGCGGTCTGCGCGGTTTGAAGTCCGGCACCCGGCTGACCGAGGCGTTGCTTGACGAATATACGCCCAGCCAATGGCGGCAGATCAATCTGAAGAACGAAAAAATGATGTCCGAGATTGAAGCGTTGAATCGTCAATTTGACGAAAGCATCGCTCACCTCGAAGCGCGGTTTCTAAGCAAGGTCGAAAAACTGCAACGGGGCGACGAGATGCCGCCGGGGGTGATGAAGATGGTCAAGGTCTTCGTCGCCGTGAAGCGAAAATTGCAGCCGGGGGACAAGATGGCCGGTCGGCACGGCAACAAAGGTGTCATCTCGAGGATCATGCCGATCGAGGACATGCCTTATCTCGAGGATGGAACTCCAGTGGATATCGTCCTTAACCCGCTGGGTGTGCCGTCCCGCATGAATGTCGGCCAGATTTTCGAAACCCATCTCGGCTGGGCTTCCGCCGGCCTTGGCCGGCAGCTCGGTGAATTGCTGGACAAGGTGCGCAAAGACGGCAAATACCAGGAACTGCGCAAGGAGCTCGTAGAGTTATATGGGCAAGAGTTAAAACAGGACCTCAGCGAACTACCCGACGATGAGTTGGACGAACTCGCGGAGAGTTTGCGCCGCGGCGTTCCGATGGCAACCCCCGTCTTCGACGGCGCGAAGGAAGACGATATTGTCGAGATGCTAAAACGCGGCGGCCTCGACACATCGGGTCAGGTTACCTTGGTCGACGGACGAACGGGTGAGTCTTTCGATCGCAAAGTGACCGTTGGTTACATCTACATGATGAAACTGGATCACCTTGTGGATGACAAGATCCATGCCCGATCGATCGGTCCTTATAGCCTGGTGACCCAACAGCCGCTTGGC
- the rplL gene encoding 50S ribosomal protein L7/L12, with protein MTDLVKIVEDLSKLTVLEAAELSKLLEEKWGVSAAAPVAIAAPAAAVAAGADAVEKEEFSVILAVVGDKKINVIKEVRTITGLGLKEAKDLVESAPKPVKEGVKKEEAEAIKKKLEEAGAKVELK; from the coding sequence ATGACGGATTTGGTAAAAATCGTTGAGGACCTCTCGAAGTTGACCGTCCTCGAAGCAGCGGAGCTGAGTAAGCTTCTCGAAGAAAAATGGGGTGTTTCCGCGGCAGCGCCTGTTGCGATCGCGGCGCCCGCCGCAGCCGTGGCGGCTGGCGCGGATGCCGTGGAGAAGGAAGAGTTCAGCGTCATTCTTGCCGTTGTCGGCGACAAGAAGATCAACGTCATCAAGGAGGTCCGCACGATTACGGGCCTTGGCCTCAAGGAGGCGAAGGACCTCGTGGAATCGGCGCCGAAACCTGTGAAAGAGGGCGTCAAAAAAGAAGAGGCCGAAGCGATCAAGAAGAAACTCGAAGAAGCGGGCGCGAAAGTTGAACTTAAGTAG
- the rplJ gene encoding 50S ribosomal protein L10, with product MNRSEKEQLVSSLHDVLIEAQLVVVMHQSGMTVAESTDLRRKAREVGAGFKVTKNRVTRIALKGTPYETLDSLFTGPTAITYSTDPVSAAKVVVDYAKANEKITILGGGFGKEVLDEGGIKALAVLPSLDELHAKLVYLLQAPATRVVGVLQAPAGQLARVMGAYGAKDAA from the coding sequence GTGAACCGATCGGAAAAAGAACAGTTGGTCAGTTCGCTTCACGACGTCTTGATCGAGGCTCAACTCGTGGTCGTTATGCATCAGAGTGGCATGACGGTCGCCGAGTCCACCGATTTAAGGCGGAAAGCCCGTGAAGTGGGCGCCGGCTTCAAAGTAACGAAGAACCGGGTCACCCGCATTGCCCTCAAAGGCACGCCCTACGAAACCCTGGATTCGCTCTTTACCGGGCCTACGGCGATTACCTATTCGACCGACCCCGTGTCGGCCGCGAAGGTGGTTGTCGATTACGCTAAGGCAAACGAGAAAATCACCATTCTTGGCGGTGGGTTCGGAAAGGAAGTGCTCGACGAAGGCGGCATCAAGGCTTTGGCTGTGTTGCCGTCCCTCGACGAATTGCACGCCAAGCTCGTCTACCTGTTGCAAGCACCGGCCACGCGCGTTGTGGGCGTCTTGCAAGCACCGGCGGGTCAACTGGCGCGAGTCATGGGGGCTTACGGGGCCAAGGATGCGGCCTAG